TATCAGTTATAAACGGCCAGCATTTTGAGAACTAAAACCGGCATGAGTCACCTTTAATTTTTATTTACATTTATAACATGCTTAAGTCAAAGTCCATCATACCCATTCCAGATGTACTGAATCCATTTAAGGTGAAGAAGCAACGGATTATGAACTATAATCCTGTGACTGGCCCAGCTTCACGCCCGCCGGGAAGATGTGAGAAAGTAACAATATTTGATTATACCCCGGCACACGTTACAGAGAGTGCCGGAGAAGACCATCGCATGATCTTCAAATACATTGATACACCGGAAACTACCTGGATCAATGTAGACGGGATCAACAGGGAAACAGTGCATGAGATCTGTATCAAACTGGGAATACATTTCCTGCTGGAAGAAGATATTATGAGTATCGGTCAGCGGGCTAAGATGGACGAAATAGGTGCACACCTTTTTGCCTTACTGCCAATGGCTTATTACAATGTGGAGGCCGCGGCAATAGAGTATGAGCAGGTGAGCATCGTATTTGGAAAGAACTATGTGATTTCCTTTCAGGAAGAGGCGACAAGAGATGTATTCGATCATGTAAGAGAAAAACTCAGAATAGATAATTCAAGGATCCGCAGTGCAGGGGCAGATTATTTAGGCTATAGCCTGCTGGATGTGATCGTAGATAGTTATTTCCTGATACTGGATAAACTGGGCGATCGTATCGAGTTGATGGAAGACCTGGTACAGCACCAGCCAAATACCCGTACCCTCGCCAGGATCAATTACCTGCGCAGGGAACTTTTATTGTTTAAACGGGCAATCAATCCGGTACGTGATCTGATCAATGGGTTTATGAAAAGCGAAAGTCCGCTGCTGGATGAGCGGACGATGAAATATTTCAAAGACGTGTATGATCATATCATACAAGCCAATGACCTGGCGGAAAACTACCGTGAAGCATTGCTGAACGTACAGGAGCAGTACCATACCCAGATCAACCTGAAGATGAATGAGATCATGAAGGTACTGGCGGTAGTGACCACCCTGATGGCTCCCCTTACACTGGTAGCAGGGATCTACGGGATGAATTTTGAATACATGCCGGAGTTGCATACCCGCGATGGTTACTATGTAGTGCTGGGCGCTATGGTGCTCATGCTGGTGGGCATGATTATCTTTTTCAGAAAAAGAGGCTGGTTCTGATGCATCCTTAAAAAAGATGCATGCAGTAATTATATGTCCTATTTAAACAGTACGGCGCTATTATTTCTTCTTATAAATAGGCACAGTAGAGCAAGGCTCTCCATACATAATACTCTTGGCTACCGGGCGGAGTAATCTTGTGATTTCCACATAAGCAGCTTCGCCCGCTCCTTTATCCCCACATCCTTTCACTACCACACGCTTATCCTCATAAGCACTCATATCGATGGCATTGAGGCGCTTCATGAACTGGGTTTTAAACACTTCTTCCTTAGAACCAAATGCGGCATAGTTGGCAATAGGTTCCAGGTAAGTCATCACCAGCATATAGGCCCAGAAGGGCACCACCGCATCTGCAGAGCAGATAATGGCAACGTTTTTATTGCTATACTGTTCCCAGTCTAATCCTTGTAATGCGGCACGAAAATCTTTCTCTTTCAGGATCATCTCCATGAAAAGATATTGTTTCAGGTCGAATACAACCGTTTCTTCCTGGGGATAGTAGTCTTCCAGATCTAATGTAAGGAGTCCACTTTGCGCTACTTTATTTACTATCTCTTCCATGTATCAAATTTACTAAAATAATTGCGGCTGGCAGCGTTGGCTCGGCCAACGCTGCCAGCCGCATCCGCAAAATTTCTGATCACAGCAGGGCTGCGATCAGAAATTTTGCCTGCTTAAAACAAAAAAAGCCCGGGGCGAATGCCCCGGGCTTAATATAATCAGTTATTACTATCCCTTAAAAGAATTTAGCACGATTATCCTCAATCTTATTCAGCTTCTTCAGCACTTCATACAGCTGACCACCCTGATCCAGGGTACCCTTTACTGTCTGCTCATACTGAGTAGCCATAGTCAGAGGATCTACATTCTGTCCATTTGGAGCGAAGCTATCTACTTTCACTACAAACACACCAGAATTACCTTCAATAGGTGCAGTTACTTTACCAACACCCCATGCTTTATTGAAGATAGCACCTACTACTCTTGGCTCAAAGCCCATAGTAGCAATGAAAGGAGTAGAGAAGTTCACATTATCAGCTTTCAGCTGTGGCTGATTTACAGCAGCTGCTGCAGCTTCCAGGGTAGCAGGAGATTTCAGCTTAGCAATCAGTTGCTCAGCTTTCTTCTCTTTCTTCACCAGTGCTTCTACCTGTGGTCTAACTTCATCCAGGGTAGCAGTACCTTCAGCACGAATACCAGTCAGTACAGCTACTACATATTTATCTTCAAAAGTAAACACAGTGCTCACATCACCTTTCTTAGCTTCGTATGCCCAACGAACCAGTTCACGTGCCTGGCCAATACCTGGAATTACGAAATCCATAGGACGGAGATTATCAGCAATACGTTTGTTCAGACCCTTTTCCTGAACATTCTTTTCGAATGTTTTACCGTCGTGGTTCTGAGCAGCAAATTCGTTGGCAGCAGCATAAGCTTTGCTATCAGTTTCTTTGCTTGCTTCTACTGGTTTACCCAGGTAAGCCACTTTCACAGCAGGGCCAAAGTTTTTCTGGCTCATAATCTGGATCAGGTGATAACCAAACTGGGATTTTACCACTTTCATTTCACCGGTCTTACCATCCAGCGCGAAATCCTTGAATTCAGGAACGAAAGAAGAAGATGGAGTTACATCGTACTCACCACCATTTTCTTTGCTACCAGGATCGTCAGATAACTGAGCAGCCAGTGCTTTGAAATCAGCACCACCTTTCACCGCTGCCTCGATGCTGTCGATACGGATCTTAGCAATTGAGTCAGGCAGGCCTGCTCCACTCTGTGGATTAGCAGTTGCAATTAATATATGACGCACCTTTACGCTATCAGGTAAAGTTTTGCGATCCATCATTTTCGCGAATACAATCAGGTTGTTGTCAAAGTAAGGACCAAACACGGTACCTACAGGCAGGCCTGCGATGGTATCTTTCTGAGGAACCATCAGTGCAGACTTGGAAACAAACCCATCGAAGTAAGGGATATCAGAATTACGCTTTACGAAGTTTTCAATGTTCGCAACACCGGTAGTATCCAATTCATCTTTTGCTTCGAGCAATACTTTCAGTGCATTAGCGGTATCCTGAGCGGAAGGCAATGCATTGAAAGAGATATAATC
This window of the Chitinophaga sancti genome carries:
- the corA gene encoding magnesium/cobalt transporter CorA: MLKSKSIIPIPDVLNPFKVKKQRIMNYNPVTGPASRPPGRCEKVTIFDYTPAHVTESAGEDHRMIFKYIDTPETTWINVDGINRETVHEICIKLGIHFLLEEDIMSIGQRAKMDEIGAHLFALLPMAYYNVEAAAIEYEQVSIVFGKNYVISFQEEATRDVFDHVREKLRIDNSRIRSAGADYLGYSLLDVIVDSYFLILDKLGDRIELMEDLVQHQPNTRTLARINYLRRELLLFKRAINPVRDLINGFMKSESPLLDERTMKYFKDVYDHIIQANDLAENYREALLNVQEQYHTQINLKMNEIMKVLAVVTTLMAPLTLVAGIYGMNFEYMPELHTRDGYYVVLGAMVLMLVGMIIFFRKRGWF
- a CDS encoding DUF2480 family protein, yielding MEEIVNKVAQSGLLTLDLEDYYPQEETVVFDLKQYLFMEMILKEKDFRAALQGLDWEQYSNKNVAIICSADAVVPFWAYMLVMTYLEPIANYAAFGSKEEVFKTQFMKRLNAIDMSAYEDKRVVVKGCGDKGAGEAAYVEITRLLRPVAKSIMYGEPCSTVPIYKKK
- a CDS encoding peptidylprolyl isomerase; translation: MSVIQKIRDKYAVVIVVVICVAIVSFLLQDAFFGRNSIMRRSTTVGKVNGEELDITQYQQMIQEAEQAARQQSPTGNLNEQVQQYAREQAWNQFVSEQIMSAQYEKLGIQVTENELVDQFSGKDPNPVVVQQFTDRKTGQFDRAALQQALSSVGQDQSGRMRNALKQMENYIIRSRMQEKYISLIKGAVYYPKWLAEAQIKDNSQFANVSYISVPYASIADSTVKVTDSELNTYINNHKATFKTEEGRRVDYISFNALPSAQDTANALKVLLEAKDELDTTGVANIENFVKRNSDIPYFDGFVSKSALMVPQKDTIAGLPVGTVFGPYFDNNLIVFAKMMDRKTLPDSVKVRHILIATANPQSGAGLPDSIAKIRIDSIEAAVKGGADFKALAAQLSDDPGSKENGGEYDVTPSSSFVPEFKDFALDGKTGEMKVVKSQFGYHLIQIMSQKNFGPAVKVAYLGKPVEASKETDSKAYAAANEFAAQNHDGKTFEKNVQEKGLNKRIADNLRPMDFVIPGIGQARELVRWAYEAKKGDVSTVFTFEDKYVVAVLTGIRAEGTATLDEVRPQVEALVKKEKKAEQLIAKLKSPATLEAAAAAVNQPQLKADNVNFSTPFIATMGFEPRVVGAIFNKAWGVGKVTAPIEGNSGVFVVKVDSFAPNGQNVDPLTMATQYEQTVKGTLDQGGQLYEVLKKLNKIEDNRAKFF